In uncultured Cohaesibacter sp., a genomic segment contains:
- a CDS encoding efflux RND transporter permease subunit, giving the protein MSRFDRDGKGGAVGFFVHHPNAANLLMIILLVAGLFALSRMNSQFFPTIDSDTIEISVNWSGASAEDVEANILEIVEPKVRFIDGVDKVTSFAREGAAFVILEFKPGVDMPQALRDVESAVDMINTLPDLADDPNVSYRQFRDDVARLILSGPFDEASLRGFAKDIRDDLIDRGIDTVDFTGLRDEEFFVGLTDYDMRRLGLTVQDIANQIASNSRDLPSGNVKDGFEKQVRTLAVEEKPESLSDIKIISGIDGSSVKLSDITQVERRLDPDGVRGIMRGESAIQLIVRRAPTADSLDASAIVNDYLKSIEGIFPPTLKITQYDALAEALVDRILLLVKNAASGIILVMIILALFLNLRTALWVTAGIPISMLASCVVLLALGQSINMMSLFSFIMMLGVIVDDAIVVGEETTTRYQAGAPGPVAAQGGGARMLLPVTAASLTTVAAFAPILLIGGVIGQMMGVLPLVVISVLTASFVECFFILPGHLAHSMTPTHNRNWSVKRVIIVGLILLLPLVLFYGLSPEMAAKFGGLTQWLWSWLHGFFAAGSMAALLVFIIIAAGISLIIETLYVRRLKHSDPRANHGRQSESAFRKGFDRRFNHFRDGAFRKLVSLSYDWRYTTLALCLASMAIMGGLVAGGRVGFVFFPSAEAETVTISMTFNVGILEEDALTIVKRVDDAVYETEAEIGKGEKLVTASFITLGQSGRTTADNVASLRLRLTASEQRSIRTPAFIRALNRNMPQMAGLKRAAIRGQRGGPPGADLDIRLTGASPDILKQASIDLQERLSAYPGVSELDDNMPYGKPELTLALTPRGHSLGFTAQSVGEQVRDLIEGRTARKLAILDEEVEVRLQRLSHSNVDSLRSLWLKSPQGSFVPLTEVVSISDRQGFSSIQRFDGKTTIAVTADVDAEIVTATELVAELDRSLMPQISSQYGVDYYFSGRNEERMDAFADLRIGLMIALAAIYIILAWIFASYSRPFAIMMIIPFGLVGAILGHYLLGFQLTILSLIGLLGLAGILVNDSIILVSRLDERIAHGQSAREAAIGASCDRLRAVLLTSLTTVGGLAPMLFESSPQAEFLKPMAITIVFGLAVATLFVLFLVPSLFGVGGDIRRTLHFLLHGDSAKGSHNPAE; this is encoded by the coding sequence ATGAGCCGCTTTGATCGCGATGGCAAGGGTGGCGCGGTCGGTTTCTTCGTCCATCACCCCAATGCCGCCAATCTGCTGATGATCATCCTGCTTGTGGCCGGGCTCTTTGCCCTGTCGCGCATGAACAGCCAGTTTTTCCCGACCATCGATTCCGACACCATCGAGATTTCCGTCAATTGGTCAGGGGCCAGCGCCGAGGATGTCGAGGCCAATATTCTGGAGATCGTCGAGCCAAAGGTGCGCTTCATCGATGGCGTCGACAAGGTTACATCCTTTGCCCGCGAAGGGGCCGCTTTCGTTATTCTGGAATTCAAGCCGGGCGTGGACATGCCTCAGGCCTTGCGGGATGTGGAATCCGCCGTCGACATGATCAACACCCTGCCGGATCTGGCCGATGATCCCAATGTGTCCTATCGCCAGTTTCGCGATGACGTGGCGCGGCTCATCCTCTCCGGCCCCTTCGATGAAGCATCCCTGCGAGGCTTTGCCAAGGATATCCGCGATGACCTGATCGACAGAGGTATTGATACGGTCGACTTCACCGGTTTGCGCGATGAGGAATTCTTTGTCGGCCTCACCGACTATGACATGCGCCGCCTCGGCCTGACCGTGCAGGATATTGCCAATCAGATTGCATCGAACAGCCGCGATCTGCCTTCGGGCAATGTCAAGGATGGCTTTGAAAAGCAGGTCCGCACATTGGCCGTCGAGGAGAAGCCCGAGAGCCTGTCCGATATCAAGATCATTTCCGGCATTGATGGATCCAGCGTGAAGCTGAGCGACATCACGCAGGTGGAGCGCAGGCTGGATCCGGATGGCGTGCGCGGCATCATGCGCGGCGAATCCGCCATCCAGCTGATCGTGCGGCGCGCGCCGACAGCGGATTCCCTTGATGCCTCCGCCATCGTCAATGATTATCTGAAATCCATCGAGGGTATATTCCCGCCGACCCTGAAGATCACCCAATATGACGCGCTCGCCGAAGCGCTGGTGGATCGCATTCTGCTGCTGGTCAAAAATGCCGCCTCGGGCATCATTCTGGTGATGATCATTCTGGCGCTGTTCCTCAATCTGCGCACCGCGCTTTGGGTCACGGCGGGTATTCCGATCTCGATGCTTGCTTCCTGCGTGGTGCTGCTGGCACTGGGCCAGAGCATCAACATGATGTCGCTCTTCTCCTTCATCATGATGCTCGGCGTCATCGTCGATGACGCGATTGTCGTGGGCGAGGAGACGACCACCCGCTATCAGGCCGGAGCCCCCGGTCCGGTGGCCGCTCAGGGCGGGGGGGCTCGCATGCTGTTGCCGGTCACCGCCGCTTCCCTGACCACAGTTGCCGCTTTTGCTCCCATTCTGCTGATCGGCGGCGTTATCGGCCAGATGATGGGCGTGCTGCCGCTGGTGGTGATTTCGGTACTGACCGCAAGTTTCGTGGAGTGCTTCTTCATCCTGCCCGGTCATCTCGCCCATTCCATGACCCCGACCCATAATCGCAACTGGAGCGTCAAGCGGGTGATCATTGTCGGTCTTATCCTGCTCTTGCCGCTGGTGCTGTTCTATGGCCTGTCGCCGGAAATGGCGGCCAAATTCGGCGGACTGACCCAGTGGCTCTGGTCTTGGCTGCACGGGTTTTTCGCGGCGGGCAGCATGGCAGCCCTTCTGGTCTTCATCATCATTGCGGCAGGCATATCCCTGATCATTGAAACCCTGTATGTGCGCAGGCTGAAACATTCCGATCCGCGCGCCAATCATGGCCGCCAGAGCGAAAGCGCTTTCCGCAAGGGCTTCGACAGGCGCTTCAATCATTTCCGCGATGGTGCTTTTCGCAAGCTGGTCAGCCTCTCCTATGACTGGCGCTACACCACGCTGGCGCTTTGCCTTGCTTCCATGGCCATCATGGGTGGGCTGGTGGCCGGGGGACGGGTCGGCTTTGTCTTCTTTCCGTCTGCCGAAGCGGAAACGGTCACCATTTCCATGACCTTCAATGTCGGCATATTGGAAGAGGATGCCCTCACAATCGTCAAGCGCGTGGATGATGCCGTCTATGAAACCGAAGCGGAAATCGGCAAGGGCGAAAAACTGGTCACCGCCTCCTTCATCACCCTCGGACAATCGGGGCGCACCACCGCAGACAATGTCGCTTCCCTTCGCTTGCGCCTGACCGCATCCGAGCAGCGCAGCATCCGCACTCCGGCCTTCATTCGCGCCCTCAATCGCAATATGCCGCAGATGGCAGGGCTCAAGCGGGCGGCCATCCGTGGCCAGCGCGGCGGCCCTCCGGGGGCGGATCTCGATATTCGCCTCACCGGCGCGAGCCCGGATATTCTCAAGCAGGCTTCCATTGATTTGCAGGAGCGGCTGTCAGCCTATCCCGGCGTCAGCGAGCTGGATGACAACATGCCCTATGGCAAGCCGGAGCTGACATTGGCGCTGACCCCGCGCGGCCATAGCCTTGGTTTTACCGCCCAGAGCGTCGGCGAACAGGTGCGAGATCTCATCGAGGGGCGGACGGCCCGCAAGCTGGCCATTCTGGATGAAGAAGTGGAAGTGCGCCTGCAACGCCTGTCCCACAGCAATGTGGACAGCCTCAGGAGCCTTTGGCTGAAGAGCCCGCAAGGCTCTTTCGTACCCCTGACCGAAGTCGTCTCCATCAGTGACCGGCAGGGCTTTTCTTCCATCCAGCGCTTTGACGGCAAGACCACCATTGCCGTGACAGCCGATGTCGATGCCGAAATCGTCACGGCCACGGAACTGGTCGCCGAACTGGACAGAAGCCTCATGCCCCAGATATCCAGCCAATATGGCGTCGACTATTATTTTTCAGGACGCAATGAGGAGCGCATGGACGCATTTGCCGATCTGCGGATCGGCCTGATGATCGCTCTGGCCGCGATCTATATCATTCTCGCCTGGATCTTTGCCTCCTATAGTCGGCCATTCGCCATCATGATGATCATTCCCTTCGGATTGGTCGGGGCCATTCTCGGCCACTATCTGCTTGGCTTCCAACTGACCATCCTCTCGCTCATCGGGCTGTTGGGGCTGGCGGGCATTCTGGTCAATGACTCGATCATTCTGGTCAGCCGCCTTGACGAGCGCATTGCCCATGGCCAGAGCGCAAGAGAGGCGGCAATCGGTGCCAGTTGCGACCGGCTGCGTGCTGTCCTGCTGACATCGCTGACCACCGTGGGCGGCCTTGCCCCCATGCTTTTTGAAAGCTCACCTCAGGCCGAATTCCTCAAGCCAATGGCGATTACCATTGTTTTCGGTCTGGCGGTTGCCACCCTGTTTGTGCTGTTTCTGGTGCCAAGCCTGTTTGGCGTCGGAGGGGATATCAGGCGCACACTGCATTTCCTGTTGCATGGTGACAGTGCCAAAGGCTCTCACAATCCCGCCGAATGA
- a CDS encoding DUF2189 domain-containing protein: MTDIAQDFTSLSNETTNSQKSGDGNRKPVIQLLTTADLSEALSAGLRDFRASAPYGLFFGGFYALGGWFLAWLLSAYNMPYLVYPLASGFALIAPFVAAGLYEVSRRRQEGEALSPGHIFGAVFGERSKELRWMALITGFAFIIWIDIAIFLYVIFFGLHPVNPAELVNTILLTPQGAMFLLAGNLIGAVLSVAVFSITAISFPMLLHKDIDFITAMITSIKCVMANKKTMLSWAIFIGFLMMISLASFLLGLVVILPLLGHATWHLYRRAVTFESGETAK, translated from the coding sequence ATGACGGACATTGCTCAGGATTTTACATCCTTGTCGAACGAGACAACGAACAGCCAGAAGAGCGGCGATGGCAATCGCAAGCCGGTGATACAGCTGCTGACGACAGCAGACCTGTCAGAAGCGCTCAGTGCCGGGTTGCGCGATTTTCGCGCCAGTGCCCCATACGGGCTGTTCTTTGGCGGCTTTTATGCCTTGGGTGGCTGGTTTCTCGCCTGGCTGCTGTCGGCCTATAACATGCCCTATCTGGTCTATCCGCTGGCTTCGGGTTTTGCGCTCATTGCCCCCTTTGTGGCTGCGGGTCTTTATGAGGTCAGCCGCCGCCGTCAGGAGGGAGAAGCCCTCTCCCCCGGTCATATTTTCGGGGCCGTTTTCGGCGAGCGCTCCAAGGAACTGCGCTGGATGGCCCTGATTACCGGCTTTGCCTTCATCATCTGGATCGACATCGCGATATTTCTCTATGTGATCTTTTTCGGCCTGCATCCTGTCAATCCGGCCGAACTCGTCAATACCATCCTGCTGACACCGCAAGGGGCGATGTTCCTGCTGGCGGGCAATCTGATCGGGGCGGTTCTGAGTGTCGCGGTCTTCTCGATAACGGCGATTTCCTTTCCGATGCTGCTGCACAAGGATATCGACTTCATCACGGCGATGATCACATCTATCAAATGCGTGATGGCGAACAAGAAGACGATGCTGAGCTGGGCCATTTTCATCGGCTTCCTGATGATGATCAGTCTGGCGTCCTTTCTGCTCGGGCTGGTGGTGATACTTCCCTTGCTGGGGCATGCCACCTGGCATCTCTACCGCCGCGCAGTGACCTTTGAAAGTGGCGAAACCGCCAAATAG
- a CDS encoding SDR family oxidoreductase: MDNSENRTLLLTGASRGIGHATVKRFSDAGWRVFSCSRHAFSNKCPWPMGEENHIQVDLADPDTIGDAVALIRERLRDNGGKLHALVNNAAISPKDEEGQRLDSLETPLDLWHKVFAVNFFAPIMLARGLFDELKAAQGSIVNVTSIAGVRVHPYAGSAYATSKAALASLTREMAADLGPHGIRVNAIAPGEINTSILSPGTEKIVSSIPMRRLGQPSEVADTIYYLCTEASSYVTGAEIQINGGQHV, from the coding sequence ATGGACAATTCAGAGAATCGCACGCTTCTGCTCACCGGAGCCAGCCGAGGCATCGGTCATGCGACGGTCAAACGCTTTTCCGATGCAGGCTGGCGTGTTTTCAGCTGCTCGCGCCATGCCTTTTCAAACAAATGCCCCTGGCCGATGGGGGAGGAAAACCACATTCAGGTCGACCTTGCCGACCCTGACACGATCGGCGATGCCGTGGCACTGATCAGAGAACGGCTGAGAGACAATGGCGGCAAGCTTCATGCTCTGGTCAATAATGCGGCCATCAGCCCCAAGGATGAGGAAGGCCAGCGGCTGGACAGTCTGGAGACCCCGCTCGATCTCTGGCACAAGGTCTTTGCCGTCAATTTCTTTGCGCCCATCATGCTGGCCCGTGGCCTGTTTGACGAGTTGAAGGCGGCGCAGGGCTCCATCGTCAATGTCACCAGCATCGCCGGTGTGCGGGTGCATCCCTATGCCGGATCAGCCTATGCGACCTCCAAGGCGGCGCTGGCCTCGCTGACGCGGGAGATGGCGGCGGATCTGGGACCGCATGGCATTCGCGTCAATGCCATCGCTCCGGGGGAAATCAACACCTCCATCCTGTCGCCGGGGACGGAGAAGATCGTCAGTTCCATTCCCATGCGCAGGCTTGGCCAGCCTTCGGAAGTGGCTGACACGATCTATTATCTCTGCACCGAGGCAAGCTCCTATGTGACGGGAGCGGAAATTCAGATCAATGGCGGCCAGCATGTGTGA
- a CDS encoding (2Fe-2S)-binding protein: protein MIICHCNKITDQEILEIAARLAEENPDAPIHSNQIYMGRGCKAKCGCCRPMIEAILLQNGHDVAIAQSHEIARAKQPNFHGAPNDCPGFS from the coding sequence ATGATCATTTGCCATTGTAACAAAATCACCGATCAGGAAATACTTGAAATAGCCGCCAGGCTTGCCGAAGAAAATCCTGACGCCCCGATCCATTCAAACCAGATCTATATGGGGCGTGGATGCAAGGCCAAATGCGGTTGCTGTCGCCCGATGATCGAGGCCATTCTGTTGCAGAATGGCCATGATGTGGCGATTGCCCAGAGCCACGAAATTGCCCGCGCCAAGCAGCCGAATTTCCATGGCGCTCCCAATGATTGTCCCGGATTCTCCTAA
- the bfr gene encoding bacterioferritin — translation MKGNEKVIEYLNKGLRSELTAVNQYWLHYRLLDDWGFSKMAAKWRAESIEEMQHADKFIERILFLEGHPNLQTLDPLMIGQSIKEILESDLKGEISARTLYKEGRDACNDAGDYITMKLFEELMADEEGHIDFLETQLNLLEELGKEKYAQLQAEDAGAGED, via the coding sequence ATGAAGGGCAATGAGAAAGTAATTGAATATCTGAACAAGGGGTTGCGCAGCGAATTGACGGCAGTCAATCAATATTGGCTGCATTATCGGCTGCTGGATGATTGGGGCTTTAGCAAGATGGCCGCCAAATGGCGCGCAGAATCCATCGAGGAAATGCAGCATGCGGATAAATTCATCGAGCGCATCCTGTTTCTCGAAGGTCATCCAAACCTGCAGACGCTTGATCCGCTGATGATCGGGCAATCGATCAAGGAAATTCTTGAAAGCGATCTGAAGGGCGAGATTTCCGCGCGGACCCTCTATAAGGAAGGGCGCGACGCCTGCAATGATGCCGGTGACTATATCACCATGAAGCTGTTCGAAGAATTGATGGCCGACGAAGAAGGCCATATCGATTTTCTCGAAACCCAGCTCAATCTGCTCGAAGAGCTGGGCAAGGAAAAATACGCCCAGTTGCAGGCAGAAGATGCCGGAGCTGGAGAAGACTGA
- a CDS encoding ABC transporter substrate-binding protein, which yields MGRFSARRAGFGAGVLKRSLLALPILAAPYVAEAGTMAESMPADWANLLEKAKGQTVYFHAWGGADRINAYIDWAGEMLQKRYGVSVKHVKVSDTANVVSQIIAEKAAGKMEGGSVDLVWINGENFASLKQQGLLLPMSWAPDLPNYKFADIKGKPTLTTDFTVPTDGLESPWGMAQLSFYYDSAITDDVPISAADLLDWAKAHPGRFAYPKPPDFLGSTFLKQLALELADDPSVLSMPVSEDSYKAVADKLFAYLDVLHPYLWHKAKAFPDNVSSLKNLLADGEIEIAFTFNPGDASAAIANDELPDSVRSFTFRGGTIGNSHFVAIPFNANAREGAMVLANFLLSPEAQARKQDPAIWGDPTVLDIASLSDEDKARFDALDLGVATLKPEEFGPALPEPHASWMERLEQDWTARYGVQ from the coding sequence ATGGGCCGCTTTTCTGCGCGCAGGGCAGGCTTTGGAGCGGGTGTTCTGAAGCGCTCATTGCTGGCGCTTCCCATTCTTGCTGCCCCTTATGTGGCTGAGGCCGGAACAATGGCCGAAAGCATGCCTGCTGACTGGGCAAATCTGCTCGAAAAGGCCAAGGGGCAAACCGTCTATTTCCACGCCTGGGGGGGAGCCGACCGCATCAATGCCTATATCGACTGGGCAGGCGAAATGCTGCAAAAGCGCTATGGCGTGAGCGTCAAGCATGTCAAGGTCAGCGATACCGCCAATGTCGTCTCCCAGATCATTGCCGAAAAGGCAGCGGGCAAGATGGAGGGCGGCTCGGTCGATCTGGTCTGGATCAATGGCGAGAATTTTGCCTCGCTCAAACAGCAAGGCCTGCTGTTGCCGATGAGCTGGGCACCGGACCTGCCCAACTATAAGTTCGCCGACATCAAGGGAAAACCAACCCTTACCACCGATTTTACCGTGCCGACCGACGGGTTGGAAAGCCCCTGGGGCATGGCGCAGCTGTCTTTCTATTATGACAGCGCGATCACCGATGACGTGCCCATATCTGCTGCCGATTTGCTCGACTGGGCCAAGGCTCATCCGGGCCGCTTTGCCTATCCCAAGCCGCCGGATTTCCTCGGCTCGACCTTTCTCAAGCAATTGGCGCTTGAATTGGCCGACGATCCGTCCGTGCTGTCAATGCCGGTGAGCGAAGATAGTTACAAGGCTGTCGCAGACAAGCTTTTTGCCTATCTTGATGTTCTCCATCCCTATCTCTGGCATAAGGCAAAAGCCTTCCCCGACAATGTCTCAAGCCTGAAGAATCTGCTGGCCGATGGCGAAATCGAAATCGCCTTCACCTTCAATCCCGGCGATGCCTCTGCGGCCATTGCCAATGATGAATTGCCCGATAGCGTCCGCTCTTTCACATTCCGTGGCGGCACCATCGGCAATAGCCATTTTGTTGCCATTCCCTTCAATGCCAATGCAAGGGAAGGGGCCATGGTGCTGGCCAATTTCCTGCTCTCGCCAGAGGCGCAGGCCCGCAAGCAGGATCCTGCCATCTGGGGCGATCCAACGGTTCTGGATATCGCCAGCCTGTCCGATGAAGACAAGGCCCGGTTTGATGCGCTGGATCTGGGTGTGGCAACGCTGAAGCCGGAAGAATTCGGCCCAGCTCTGCCCGAACCGCATGCTTCATGGATGGAACGTCTCGAACAAGACTGGACGGCACGTTACGGCGTGCAATAA